A window of the Bufo gargarizans isolate SCDJY-AF-19 chromosome 1, ASM1485885v1, whole genome shotgun sequence genome harbors these coding sequences:
- the LOC122934308 gene encoding macrophage migration inhibitory factor-like yields the protein MPTFELFTNVARDAIPENLLCSLTEQLAKATGKPSEYIAVHIMPDQMMSFGGTTEPCALCSLKSIGKIGGPQNKNYTTLLSDILSKQLHISANRVYFNFVDLNPSNVGWNKTTFA from the exons ATGCCCACTTTTGAGCTCTTTACCAACGTGGCCCGGGATGCCATCCCTGAAAATCTCCTCTGCAGCCTGACTGAGCAACTGGCTAAGGCGACAGGCAAGCCTTCTGAG TACATCGCTGTGCACATCATGCCCGATCAGATGATGAGCTTTGGGGGCACCACAGAACCCTGTGCCCTCTGCAGCCTGAAGAGCATTGGCAAGATTGGAGGTCCACAAAACAAAAATTACACTACTCTGCTGAGTGATATTTTGTCCAAGCAATTGCATATCTCTGCTAACAG GGTTTACTTCAATTTTGTGGACTTGAATCCAAGTAATGTGGGCTGGAACAAAACGACCTTTGCCTAA